A window of Verrucomicrobiia bacterium genomic DNA:
CGGACAGGGCAAAGGCGAGTCCGATCTGAATCCCGGCGTAGGAGGTGCGCTGGCCGCCGGCAATGATCCATCCAGCGAGGGCCATCACCGCGGCGGTCACCACCACCAGGGACGCGAGGCCGGTCATCACCGGCATCAGGACCACGATGGTCAGGAGCCCGATGCCGCCTCCGATCACCGCGCCGGCCAGTCGCAGAGCCGCCTTTTGCAGGCTCGCGCCCAGGGTCGCCTGCGCCACGATGATGGTCGTCCAGACGGCAGTGGACAGCCCCGGCCATTGCAGGCCCTGGTACGCGATGTAGGCCAGAGTCGCCGCGAGGCCGACGCGGAGGGAGAACAGGATCGCATCGGTATTGGCGGGCGAGAAGGCCGGGGTGAAGAACGCCCCGCGTTCCGGGGAATCCAGGGACAACCGCTGCGGGATCGGCCCCGGGCGTTTTCGGTCGGGATCCAGAAATCCGGCTGCCTGGGTGAGCGACATGACGCTCTGCTCAAGGTCCAAAAGCCAGGGCAGCAGGGACGCGCCACCACCGTGGGCGACCGGATCTTCAGCGGGCTGGCCGGCAGGACGTTCCAGAGCTCCGGCGGGTTGCCCCCGTTCCAGCGCGTCTCGAACCCGGGCGCACTGGTCGGCGACGATGGCCAGACGCTGGCGAACTGCCGGCGGCGGGTCGTCCGACCGGTGGGCAAAGGACAGGGCCGCCGTGAGCAAATGCTCCACCGCGCCAATGAGGGCGGCCTGTTCCACGTGACGCTGACGCAGCGATGGATGGCGGGACTCCGCGTGGTCCAGCAGGTCCAGTTGATTGGAAAGCCCGGTCAGAAGGAGCGCGCCGGACCCGGAGGTATCAGCGACGGATCCGTGGCTGCGGGCACGCACGATCTCTTCGACCGCCTTCAACCGCCGGATCAAGGACTCGAGGAGCATCGCCTCCGGATCACCCGGCCAAAGGAACAACTGCGACGCCATGCCGATGACCGCCCCGAGCAGGACGAGGGCAATCCGCCACAGGCCCACCTGAAGTCCCTGATCGGCACTGCTGCCGGTCGCCGTCAGGACCATGATGGCAGTGACGCCAGCCAGGAATCCAAAGTAGGGGGCCGTCGTCGTCCGGGAGAGGAACATGAAGCACGCGGCCAGCGGACCCAGCAGTGCGACGCGCATCCACGGCTGGTCCACGAACGCCACGTGGGCGACAATTCCGGTCGCGGCTCCCAGGAGCGTCCCCTCGATGCGCAGTACGGCCCTGGCCAGTGAGGCGCCGGCATTGGCCTGGCTGACGATGAGGACCGTGATGATGGCATACGACGCGTGCGGCGCCTGCAATGCCATGACCAGCACGGTGGTCGCCACCGTGGCGATCACAATCCGGGCTGCCGCCACGGCCCGCCCCGGAGTCGGTGCCAGCTCCGCGCGAAAAAACTCCAGGATCCGATGCTCCCAGCCCGCGGCCGGGCTGTTCCCGGGCCCACTCATGGGTGGGGCGACACTTCCGGCTCCGCAGCGGATCCTTCCCGTCCCTGCAGGGTGACCACCGCGGTCATCCCCATGCGATATGGATGGTCCACATCCGGAGGCTCCAGACGGATTCTCACGGGAATCCGCTGCGCCAACCGAACCCAGTTCAGCGATGGGTTCACGCTGGGAACGACGCCAGCCTCGGAATCATCGGACGAGCGCACCGCCCAGCCAATGCCCTCCACCGTTCCCGCAAAGCGGCGGCCGGGATAGCCCAACAGAAACACCTCCGCGGGCATTCCGGTCTTCAGGTGCTTGAGGTACGTCTCCTGAAAATTGGCGATGACATACCACGTCCGGATGTCCACCAGGGCGAACACCTGCTGCCCGGCCTGCGCATATTCCCCCTCGGAAATGTTCAGGTTGGTGACCCGTCCGCGAAACGGTGCCCGCACCCGGCAGTAGTCCAGATTGAGTTTGGCGCCATTGACGGCCGCCTCCGCCATCATCAGGTGGGCATTCACCTCACCAAACTGGGCCAGGAGGCTCTCCTGGCGCGCCAGTTCCTGGAGTCCCCTCGCCAGGGCCGCCTCCGCGACCCTGGCCTTCGTCCTGGCGTCTTCGTAGGCGTCCGTGGTCACAAACCGTTCCTCCACAAGCGCCGCCAGGCGTCGGACGTGATCGGCCGCGAAGGCCTTCTCCAGCTCAAGCTGTCCCACCATGGTCGTGGCCGCAGCCACCGCATTCGAGACGGCGGCGACCTCGCTGCGCGCCAGCAAGAGGCGGGCTTCCGCCCGCTCGAGCTCCACTTCGAACGGGCGGGGATCCACGACAAACAGAAGGTCGCCCTCCAACACCTCCTGATTGTCCTGGATGGCGAGCCGGGTGATCGGGCCGCTCACATGGGGCGCCACTCCCACCACATTCGCCCGAACGACGGCGTCATCGGTGCGCGGGTGATGATAGAGCCGGCGGGCCACGTAAAACGTCACGAGGACGCTGGACACAAGAATCGCCATGCCGAGCACCCGGCCTGTGGCCCGCAGCCAGCGGGGGTCCTGGGGATTCTCCATGGGGCGTCACCTCCCGAACAGCACGAGCCAGGCGAGACACGACAGGAGCAGTGTCAAGCCGGGGTAGATGAGCATCAGGGGGCCCAGATGGCGCTCCAAACGCAACGCCGCAAAGGCAAAACGCGAGGCCATCGTGAGCCCGGTCCCCAGCGCCAGGCACCAGATCCAGGCCGGAAAAAGCGAACCGAAAACGTTGATGCTTGGATCACACCCGGTGGCCAGAAGCAACAGCCCCGCCAGAAATCCCCATCCACCGGATTGAATCGCCTTCAAAATCATGGACCGGACCTCCTACCGCCCCGTACGCCGGGAGACCTCGTCACGGCTCCCCGTCTCCTGTCGTGGTTCCCCGATCGCGAAGGCGAGGGCGGCGGACGAGGTCAGAACATCCGCCCGCCCCCGCACCAGGATCATTCGTGCCTGGGCCAGATCGCGTTCGGCCGTCAGCAACTGGACGACGGTACCCAGGCCGTTGTCGTACGCCCGCAGGGCGGACTCGTAGCCGTTCTCCGATGCCGTCAACAAAGCCCGGGCAAAATCATATTGGACGAAGGATGCCCTGGCGTTGGCGTACGCCTGCCACACCTCGCGCTGCGCCTGAAGTTCCAGCGCGACGAGCCGGGACTCGGCTTCGTCACGCCGGCTCTTCGCCTCCCGCACCCGGTTGTTCCGCTCGAACCCGTCAAAGACATTCCACGAGAACGTCAGATACGCAGCGTACTCGGCCTCAGTGTAGGAATAGGAGGACGACGGATTGCCCGGAGCCGTCACGTACCATCGCCCCAGATTCCCTCCGGCCGTCCCGCTCAGCCCAATACGGGGGCGGAATTCGGCCTCGGAACGGCGCACCTCCGCCTCCCGGGCCCGGACCTCCGCAACTTGCGCGGCCAAATCCGGACGCTGCCGCATCGCCCGATCCATGGCGGATTCGACGGACGCCACCAAATGGGTCGGCAATGCCTGCGATGACAGGTCGCCCATCGGCAACACCAAGGACGGGGAGATCCCGACCGCCTCGGCCAGGAGCGCCCACGAGTCGGACACCCTCCGACGTGCGGTCTGCAGATCGAAATTCGCCCGCGCCAATTCCTGGCGGGCCTGGAGCAGGTCGGTCTCCGTCCCAAGTCCGCGTTCCAGACGCACCTCGGCGGCCCGCTCCACGCTCCGCGCGGTCTCCAGACTCGCTTCAGCGGCGGCCTGTTCGGCGCGGCTGGTGTCGAACGCGTAAAAGGTCCGCTGCACATCGAAGGCAAGACGCTGGTGGGCGCGATTGAATTGGAGGTTGGCCTGCAGCAACTGCTGCGCGGCCCCTTCAAAAGCGGCGCGGCGCCGGCCGAAATCAATGAGGGACCACTGGAGGGACACGCTGGGATTTATGCTGGGACCCTCCGCCTCCAGGATTCCCCCCGGAGCCGGGTAGTCCTCGTGGGTGTATCCTCCGGTGGCCAGCAGCGCCAGGACCGGCGCATAGGCGCTGTCGGCAATCCCCAAACGCGCCGCGGCGGTCCGGGCCTGTTCCCAGGCCACACGAGTCGCGGGATTGTTGCGCTGGGCGAGATCAATCAGGTCGGCCAGATCGTTGGTCCGGGCAACGGCCGCGGCGATCCCGCCGTCGGCCGGCAGGTTTCCCGTCAGCCGGTGGGTCGGGTGCACCGCGCCCGTGGTTCCCGGGTCCCTTCCCTGCCCCGGGGCGAGGGGCATGCCGGTGACTGGCCACGGCTTCCCGGGGCGCGACGGCGCGTACTGGTAGGGGTTGGTCGCCGCGGAATCCTGCAGGGACGTACAGGCACTAAATCCGCAGGGCAGGACCAGCCATGAGAAACGTATCACCCATTTCGCCATGTTGAATTCTGGTGATCACGCAGCTGCATCCCGGCCCGACGCTTCGACGCTAAAGAGGCCCCGCACAGGTGTCCAGTTCCCACCCGAAACGAGAAGACGACACCAGGGCGGGCGGGCGGCTCCCCGAGGTCTCCCGTTTCGCGGCCCTTGTGTCCTTCGATTCCATCGAACTGCCGCGTCCACGATGGGCAGCCGCCCGGCTCATCCAGCCTGCGGATGAAGTCCGAATCTGACCGTGCCCCTGTATCGCCCCCCGGGGCTTCACCCGCCGCAGCCTCCCAAGGCGGGATCCTCGCGACCCGCCTTGGGAAGCCAGGCGCGGGCCGACGGTGAACTTCAATCCGCCGGCAGCTGCTGCAGCAACGTCTGGAGTTCCTCCTGAGGAAGGGCCTTGAGCCATTCCAGGAGTTGCGGCAGGTCGGGAATACCCACCGGCACCGGAGCCGCGCCGCCGGCCCCGGTGGCCGGGATCGCCAACAGCTCCTCCGCCGACCAGGCGATGTCGCGGGCGCTGGTCTCCGCGCGCACCGCGCGCACTTCGTCCACGGTGACGACACCACCCTGGTTGCCCCAGGAGTTGCGGACAAAGGTGAGCACCGCCGCGATCTCGCCGTCGCTCAACACGTCTCCGAACTGGTTCATCGCGTTGTTGTACGTGTTGCCATTGACCGAAATGGGGCCGGAGAGCCCGTGCAACACGATGCGGATCAGCCGGGCATTGCCGTCCACGTTCACCCAGTCGGAACCCGCCAGGGGCGGAAACTGCCCGGCGACCCCCTGGCCGGCGGACTGGTGGCACGGAGCGCAGTAGTTGTACACTTGGGCGCCCACGCGGGCGAGCTGCTGCTCGGGAGTCTCCGCGGCGGCGGCGACCGCCACCTGGCCGCGCGGAAACTCGGAATACTCGTCCGCTTCAAAGCGGCCGCTGAAATTGGCGAGGTAATAGCCCCCCCAGAACAGCAGCGCACCGGTCAGGGCGACCAGCCAGAGATTCACCGGCTCGAAGCCGTCCCGGGGCTCCGGCTGCTCGCGCAGCAGTGCGGCATGGATCCGGGTGACGTCGTGCTGTTCGCCCTGGTCTGGGCGTGTCGCGGGATCGGACGGTGAGGCGGCTGGAGGGACGTCAGGCATGGCGGCCGGGCAGTGCGGCGGTCATTCGACCTTCGGAAGGGGTGCCTCGGGAAGGTCCACCGAGGATTTGAGACTCCTCAGATATTCCACAAGCTGCGTCGCCTCGGGCTTTGGGACCACCTCCCAGCCCGGCTCGGGGGCAAACGCGCCGAAGAGCTTCAATGCATTCGTCGAGGGACCCTCAAATCCGATGCGACGCGTCTCGAACAGGAAGGCATGCGGCGGCATGATGCTGCCCTTCGAGGTGGTCTGAGGATTGTACAGGTGGGTATAATGCCAGTCGTAGCTGGGCTGGCGCTCACCGATGTTGGTCAGGTCGGGCCCGGTGCGCGAAGACCCCAGCATGACCGGCTTCTGGTAGATGTAGTCCCGCGACACGGAACGCCGCTTGCCCCAGCCACGCTGGACATCCGCGCCGAAGCCGTCGGGACGCACCTGCTGGGTGTGACAGTAATTGCAGCCCAGGGAACGGTACAGCTCGCGCCCCTGGGCCGCCTCGCCCGGAATGGGCTGCGGGAAGGCCACTCCGGTGTCGGGGTTCACCTCGGGCTGCAGGGCGCCCAGCTGCTGGTTGGGGACGAGCACCAGCCCGAACCAGCTCGACGCAAGGGTGAGCAGGATGCCGAGGAACAGGAGGGGACCGAAGTTCATGGCGTCATTTTCCAACCGGCGCCGCCGGGGTCACGCCGGCAAGGATCATGGGCTCGGGCTCGCGGTAGGGTCCGAACCGCCGCGCCAGGATCCAGCCGAGATTGACGCAGAAGGCCACGTGGCCGACGGCGAGCAGAATCCCGCTCCACGTGCGCAGCTTCAGCCACGGGATCGTGATCTGGACGACCTCAAGGAACGGCAAGGAGGCGTTCAGCATGGCCTTGCCCTGAAGCCAGCCCCCGTAACTGAGCGGGGCGACGTACAGCAGAATGCCGAGGGCGGTGCACCAGAAATGCACGGAGATCAGCCGCTCGCTCGGCCATTCCCGGCGGGTGACGCGCGGCAGGATGTAATACATCGCCCCGAACATCGTCATGGTGAAGAAGGCATACATGCCCCAGTGGGCATGCGCGACCGTGTGATGGGTGAAGTGGGCCACCTCGCTGAACCAGCGCACCGAGCTGAGCACGCCCTGGAGGCTGGAGATTGTGTAGCTCACCGCGCCAAACACGATGAACCGGAGCGTCGGACTGTACTTCAGCTTCCCGAAGTGCCCGACCATCGTGAAATGGTGGTTGATGGCCGTCGCGACGACCGGGATCACCATCATCACGCTGGCCACAATGGAGACGGTGATCATCCACGCCGGGAACGGACCACCGACCAGATGGTGGAACCCGTTCCAGTTGTAGAAGAGCGCCAGCGTCCAGAATCCGAGCACGCTCAGGTAGTAGCTGTGAATCGGGCGCCCGATCACCTTCGGCAGGAAATAGTAGATGGACGCCAGCCCGACCGGGGTGAACCACAGTCCGAGCACGTTGTGGGCGAACCACCAGTTCACCGCCGCCTGCACCGTGCCGCGGGCCGGTTCCAGGACGAGGAGGAGCTGCGCGGTCGAGTACAGCCAGGGAAACCACAGCACCGCCGCGAGGATGTACCACTGGGAGACGTACAAATGCCGCTCCCGCCGGAATCGGAAGATCACGATGGTCCACACCGCGATCAGCGCGAAGGCGACGAAAAGGATCGGCGTGGCGTATCCGGGCAGTTCGAGGTACTCCACACCGGTGGTGTCGCCCCGCAGGATCCCCACAATGCCCACCAGCAGACCCACGTTCCAGAAGACCGCCGCGGCATTGATGACGCTCTGGGCCATCAGCGGCACCCGGCACAGACGACACATCAGCCACAGCACCACCCCCACGGCCACCTCGGCCGAGAACCCGTAAATCACCGCGTTCAGGTGCGCGGTGCGGATGCGTCCGAAGGTCAACCACGCCGTTCCGGCAAGAAAGTCCGGCGCGTGCAGCTTGTAGCTGGCGATGAGGGCGAGGACGGTGCCGATCATCAGCCAGGCCATGCCGGCGAGGAAGAACAGCAGCACCGTGCCGCTGGTGGAGGCATCAATCTCGGCGAGCTCGGCCCGGCGCTGTCCCGGGGTGTCGGCATCCCGCGGCGACAGCGCCGCCAGCACGCTGGGGGAGGCGGATGGGTTCATGGCGCGACGGGGTCTCCGGGGGCCGCCGACCCGGAGCGCGGGCGGTTGAGCACCACATCGGTCATCCGGCCGACCGGCTCCTGCTCGTCAAAGGGCAGCAGGGCCGCACGGTCGAGGTGGGACAGCTCGCCGTTGCGTCCGGCCCACCACAACGCCCAGAGCGCCACCGCCGGAAACATCAGCGAACTGCCGATCAGGATGAAGGAAATGATGCCCATGGAACGGTGCCTACTCGTACGAAACCTGCTTCAGCGACTCGTCCAACCGCTGGATCAACTGCTCGCGTCCGGCGGCGTTGCCCTCCCGGTTCAGGGACGCCCAGAGCGACACCGCCTCCCGGATCGGCAGCCGGTAGATGCCGTTGTCGGCCTTGATCACGCCGTAGTTGCCGAGCGCATCGGCGTTCTCCGCCTGCAGGGCGGCGGAGAGCTGGAGCCGCTCCTCGGCGCGCGCGGCCCCGACGGGAGCCGGACGGAACTCGCGCTGCATGTAGATCACCAGCGCCGCGATGATCAGGAAGGCGCCCAGGGCGCCCACCACGGTGGTCGCCACGGCGAGCGGACGTTCGGTCAGGGGATCCGGGGTGTTCATCATCGTCTCGGTTCGGGTCACAACTCATCCACTGCGTAGCCCGCGCCGGCCACCTCGTGGTGGGTGACGGCCTCCTTGAGGCGCGGATGCTTCTGGGGCCACTTCGGATACCTCTGGAAGTCCCTCCAGAAGACCCAGGCCAGCAACGCCACGAGCCCGAACCAGCAGAGCGGGTCAAAAAGCGTCACGTGGAGCCCCTTGGGATACAGCACCGGCATGATGTTGAAGGTCATGTCCACGTAATGCATCAGCCAGGCCCACACGATCATCGGCGCCATGACCGTCACGCTCATCTTGGTGTCAATGCGCAGGAGGATCAGGAAGGGGATGAAGAAGTGTCCAAATAGGATCAGCAGGCCCACCTGCCACCAGCTCCCCTGCTCGCGGTCCACGTACCAGAAGGTCTCCTCGGGGATCGCGGCGTTCCAGATCAGGAAATACTGCGAGAAGGCGATGTAGGCGTAAAAGACGGTGAACGCGAAGAACCAGACGGCCAGGTCATGAATCTGGCGCGGGAAGATCACCGGCTTCAGCTCGCGGGTTCCCAGCCAGCGCGCCAGGCCGTAAAGGGTGGCCAGGGTGACCCAGAGGCTGCCGGCAAAGTAGTAGACCCCGTAGATCGTCGAGAAGAACTGCCATTGCAGCGACATCATCAGGAGGATGACCCCGAGGGTGAGGGACAGGGCGTAGGCGAAGATCCCCCAGCCCGCCAGAAAGCGCGCCTTGCGGGTCCAAACCACCGCGCCGTCCTTGTCCTGGGCCAGCGAATAGCGGCGGAAGGTGGTGGCCATCCAGGTCCAGAGCGCGAAGAGCAGGATCACCACCACGTTGAAGGTCACCCGGTTGAACAGGATTTCCTTCACATGCAAGGAGTGGTCCGTGGCCGGGTCCACGTGCAGCCAGCGCCAGATCTCCCCCTGGAGCAGCAGCAGCGGAATCAGCGCGAGGGCGAGGGGCCTGGTGAGGCAGGCCAGATGCTCGGCGAGGCGCAGCACGGAGACGCTCCACCCGGCATCGAACAGGTGGTGGATCATCACGAAGAC
This region includes:
- a CDS encoding FUSC family protein, whose translation is MSGPGNSPAAGWEHRILEFFRAELAPTPGRAVAAARIVIATVATTVLVMALQAPHASYAIITVLIVSQANAGASLARAVLRIEGTLLGAATGIVAHVAFVDQPWMRVALLGPLAACFMFLSRTTTAPYFGFLAGVTAIMVLTATGSSADQGLQVGLWRIALVLLGAVIGMASQLFLWPGDPEAMLLESLIRRLKAVEEIVRARSHGSVADTSGSGALLLTGLSNQLDLLDHAESRHPSLRQRHVEQAALIGAVEHLLTAALSFAHRSDDPPPAVRQRLAIVADQCARVRDALERGQPAGALERPAGQPAEDPVAHGGGASLLPWLLDLEQSVMSLTQAAGFLDPDRKRPGPIPQRLSLDSPERGAFFTPAFSPANTDAILFSLRVGLAATLAYIAYQGLQWPGLSTAVWTTIIVAQATLGASLQKAALRLAGAVIGGGIGLLTIVVLMPVMTGLASLVVVTAAVMALAGWIIAGGQRTSYAGIQIGLAFALSVLNGLGPTTDLTQARDRVMGVLLGILISLLTFQWTGGFAFAGAAMRRSLASVFGSMSELARVGLSAGPSPMEARPVRGWRWQVYQDLSSTLRLHDESKFEQGAGPAGAAPDRAGVVRLVADAQSAFLSLLALVHHRLTVDLAAVPSDVHQALHLVAGGVVDGFKLLGRRVAEGTATVEFNPGPLLDEARQRLDAAAPGMEPGLRMQLDGRFALYEELVSSMGRVRDSVNQLGVRPTPALEVATGPMAGFPEGPAPHRRPFGD
- a CDS encoding HlyD family secretion protein, whose translation is MENPQDPRWLRATGRVLGMAILVSSVLVTFYVARRLYHHPRTDDAVVRANVVGVAPHVSGPITRLAIQDNQEVLEGDLLFVVDPRPFEVELERAEARLLLARSEVAAVSNAVAAATTMVGQLELEKAFAADHVRRLAALVEERFVTTDAYEDARTKARVAEAALARGLQELARQESLLAQFGEVNAHLMMAEAAVNGAKLNLDYCRVRAPFRGRVTNLNISEGEYAQAGQQVFALVDIRTWYVIANFQETYLKHLKTGMPAEVFLLGYPGRRFAGTVEGIGWAVRSSDDSEAGVVPSVNPSLNWVRLAQRIPVRIRLEPPDVDHPYRMGMTAVVTLQGREGSAAEPEVSPHP
- a CDS encoding TolC family protein, translating into MAKWVIRFSWLVLPCGFSACTSLQDSAATNPYQYAPSRPGKPWPVTGMPLAPGQGRDPGTTGAVHPTHRLTGNLPADGGIAAAVARTNDLADLIDLAQRNNPATRVAWEQARTAAARLGIADSAYAPVLALLATGGYTHEDYPAPGGILEAEGPSINPSVSLQWSLIDFGRRRAAFEGAAQQLLQANLQFNRAHQRLAFDVQRTFYAFDTSRAEQAAAEASLETARSVERAAEVRLERGLGTETDLLQARQELARANFDLQTARRRVSDSWALLAEAVGISPSLVLPMGDLSSQALPTHLVASVESAMDRAMRQRPDLAAQVAEVRAREAEVRRSEAEFRPRIGLSGTAGGNLGRWYVTAPGNPSSSYSYTEAEYAAYLTFSWNVFDGFERNNRVREAKSRRDEAESRLVALELQAQREVWQAYANARASFVQYDFARALLTASENGYESALRAYDNGLGTVVQLLTAERDLAQARMILVRGRADVLTSSAALAFAIGEPRQETGSRDEVSRRTGR
- a CDS encoding cytochrome c, whose protein sequence is MPDVPPAASPSDPATRPDQGEQHDVTRIHAALLREQPEPRDGFEPVNLWLVALTGALLFWGGYYLANFSGRFEADEYSEFPRGQVAVAAAAETPEQQLARVGAQVYNYCAPCHQSAGQGVAGQFPPLAGSDWVNVDGNARLIRIVLHGLSGPISVNGNTYNNAMNQFGDVLSDGEIAAVLTFVRNSWGNQGGVVTVDEVRAVRAETSARDIAWSAEELLAIPATGAGGAAPVPVGIPDLPQLLEWLKALPQEELQTLLQQLPAD
- a CDS encoding cbb3-type cytochrome c oxidase subunit II encodes the protein MNFGPLLFLGILLTLASSWFGLVLVPNQQLGALQPEVNPDTGVAFPQPIPGEAAQGRELYRSLGCNYCHTQQVRPDGFGADVQRGWGKRRSVSRDYIYQKPVMLGSSRTGPDLTNIGERQPSYDWHYTHLYNPQTTSKGSIMPPHAFLFETRRIGFEGPSTNALKLFGAFAPEPGWEVVPKPEATQLVEYLRSLKSSVDLPEAPLPKVE
- a CDS encoding cbb3-type cytochrome c oxidase subunit I gives rise to the protein MNPSASPSVLAALSPRDADTPGQRRAELAEIDASTSGTVLLFFLAGMAWLMIGTVLALIASYKLHAPDFLAGTAWLTFGRIRTAHLNAVIYGFSAEVAVGVVLWLMCRLCRVPLMAQSVINAAAVFWNVGLLVGIVGILRGDTTGVEYLELPGYATPILFVAFALIAVWTIVIFRFRRERHLYVSQWYILAAVLWFPWLYSTAQLLLVLEPARGTVQAAVNWWFAHNVLGLWFTPVGLASIYYFLPKVIGRPIHSYYLSVLGFWTLALFYNWNGFHHLVGGPFPAWMITVSIVASVMMVIPVVATAINHHFTMVGHFGKLKYSPTLRFIVFGAVSYTISSLQGVLSSVRWFSEVAHFTHHTVAHAHWGMYAFFTMTMFGAMYYILPRVTRREWPSERLISVHFWCTALGILLYVAPLSYGGWLQGKAMLNASLPFLEVVQITIPWLKLRTWSGILLAVGHVAFCVNLGWILARRFGPYREPEPMILAGVTPAAPVGK
- the ccoS gene encoding cbb3-type cytochrome oxidase assembly protein CcoS, whose protein sequence is MGIISFILIGSSLMFPAVALWALWWAGRNGELSHLDRAALLPFDEQEPVGRMTDVVLNRPRSGSAAPGDPVAP